GGATCACCTTCGCCGTCTTCACCGCGCTCGCCCTCGGCCTCGCCGCGCCCTATCTTCTGCTCAGCTTCCACCCCGCATGGACACGCATCCTCCCGCGCCCAGGCGCATGGATGGAGACCTTCAAGCAGATCACCGCGGTCATCTTCTTTGCGACGGTCATCTGGCTGGCCTACGTCTACGGAAGCCTCTTCGCCTCAGGTGCCGGCGGCGGGCAGGGCACCTACCGCGTAGCGCTCCTGCTCAGCTGCTTCCTGTTGCTTGCCGTCGCCGGATGGGTGCTCGGCAAGTGGCCTGCTCGCTGGTCCAGTTCCATCGCGGCGATCGTCATCGGAGTCATCGCTCTCACCGTCCCGCTTTATCAGCCCAAGGACACGACTCTCACCTGGCAACCTTATTCGCAGAAGTCGCTCGATCAGGCCCGCGCCTCCGGTCACCCGGTCTTCATCGACTTCACCGCTGCATGGTGCCTCTCGTGCCAGGTTAACGAACGCGTCGTCCTCAAGTCCTCCGACGTTCAGCGGCAGTTCCGCGACAACCAAGTGACGCTTCTCAAGGCCGACTGGACCCAGTACGACCCCGAGATCACCAAACAACTCGCCTCCGTAGGCCGCAGCGGGGTTCCGACCTACGTCATCTATCCGGCAAACCCCAACTCTGCCGCTGACGTCCTGCCCGAGCTTCTTACCAAAGACATCGTTCTCACCGCACTCCAGAAGGACACAAGCAATGAGCGCGAATCCAGCCAATCCGCAGCAGGACGAACAACAAATCCGGGCCCTCGTTGAAACCTGGGGCGAGGCCTCCTGCGCTGGCGATCTCTTCGCGCAGATGAACCTCATGACCGAAGACGTCGTCTTCCTCACCGCCGGCAACATGCCGATGCGTCGCGACGAATTCGCCAACGGCTTCCGCGCCATGAGCGAGAAGGTCCATCTCGACGTCCGCTCCGACATTCAGGAGGTCACGATCCGCGGCGACGTCGCTGTCTGCTGGAACCTCCTCGAGGTCAGCATTACACCGCTGGCTGGCGGAGAAACCATGAAGCGAGCAGGCAATACTCTCACTGTCTTCCGCAGGGGCATCGACGGCCAGTGGCGCATTTGGCGTGATGCCAATATGTTGGCTCCGGCTTGAGAGTAGCGCCGTTGCGCGGTAGTCCCGCAAGCCGAAAATAGCGTCAAAGCAGATGTGGAGGTGACCCGCCGATGTCCCACCGCCGTCTTTTCCCCTTCGTCATCGCTCTCGCCACCCTGCCTATCTTCGCGCTTACTCCAGGCTCCCCGGCTCCCGACTTCAGAGGCACCGACTCCAACGGCAACACCCAGACGCTCTCGCAGTATCGCGGCAAGTACGTCGTGCTCGAGTGGGCCAACCGCGGCTGTCCCTATGATGGAAAGCACTACCTCAGCGGTAACATGGAAGCGCTGCAGCGTGAGTGGACCGGCAAGGGCGTCGTCTGGCTCTCCGTCATCTCATCGGCTCCTGGTGAGCAGGGCAGCGTCAGCCCCGCCGAAGAGAACCAGTACCTCAAGTCCATGAAGGCCGCTCCCACCGCAGCGATCCTCGATCCCAGCGGCACCATCGGCCATCTCTACCAGGCCAGGACCACGCCGCACATGTTCGTCATCGATCCCACCGGCAAGCTCATCTATCAGGGAGCCATCGACGACAAGCCCACGACCAACCAGGCCGACATCAAGACCGCGCACAACTATCTCAACGAAGCCCTCAACGCAGCCATGTCAGGCAAACCTGTGCCAACCGCCGTTACACGACCCTACGGTTGCTCAGTCAAATACAAGAACTGAACGGAGCCAATGGCTCTACGCTCAGTCTCGCCGCTTCTCTTGCCGGATCCGCGCAATCTCTTCCATCCGCTGAGCCAGAAGCTTCTCGCGCCCTTCGCTCGTCGGATGATAGTAACGCCGCCCGGCCAACGAAGGCGGCAGACACTCCATATCCGCCACGCGCCCCTCAACATCGTGCGCGTACTGATAGCCCTTACCGTAGTCGAGTTCCTTCATCAGCTTGGTCGGTGCATTTCTTAGGTGCAGCGGAACCGGCTCAGCCGCCGTAGCCTGAATATCTCCAAGCACCGCGCCATACGCCGTGTAAACCGCATTCGACTTCGGCGCCAGCGCAAGATAAACCACCGCCTGCGCCAACGCGAGATCGCCTTCCGGCTGCCCAAGGAAGTGCAGTGCCTCCTTCGCAGACAGGCAAAGATTCAGCGCCTCCGGGGCTGCCAGCCCAATGTCTTCTACCGCCATCCGCACAATCCGTCGAGCACAGTACATCGGGTCTTCGCCCGCCTCGAGCATCCTTCCCAGCCAGTACAGCGCCGCATCAGGATCGCTGTTCCTCACGCTCTTGTGCAATGCCGAGATGATGTCGTAGTGCTGCTCGCCCTTCTTGTCGTACAGCAGCACTCTTCGCTGCAGCGCCTCGCTCGCCAGAGCCTTCGTAATTCTGTGGTCGCCACGCCCGTCCGCGAGTCTAGCCGCCACCTCCAGAGCATTCAGCGCATTGCGCGCATCGCCGCTCGAGTACGAAGCAATCGTCGTCAGCGCATCCTCGTCGGCCTCGATCCCCATTGCACCCAGTCCGCGTTC
The Edaphobacter bradus genome window above contains:
- a CDS encoding YybH family protein, giving the protein MSANPANPQQDEQQIRALVETWGEASCAGDLFAQMNLMTEDVVFLTAGNMPMRRDEFANGFRAMSEKVHLDVRSDIQEVTIRGDVAVCWNLLEVSITPLAGGETMKRAGNTLTVFRRGIDGQWRIWRDANMLAPA
- a CDS encoding thioredoxin family protein: MSHRRLFPFVIALATLPIFALTPGSPAPDFRGTDSNGNTQTLSQYRGKYVVLEWANRGCPYDGKHYLSGNMEALQREWTGKGVVWLSVISSAPGEQGSVSPAEENQYLKSMKAAPTAAILDPSGTIGHLYQARTTPHMFVIDPTGKLIYQGAIDDKPTTNQADIKTAHNYLNEALNAAMSGKPVPTAVTRPYGCSVKYKN
- a CDS encoding replication-associated recombination protein A, giving the protein MSLFDTSPIVAAGRQGRQAPLADRMRPHTLNEYEGQEHLLAPGKPLRLAIESDDPTSMIFWGPPGTGKTTLAKMIAHRTQASFIEFSAVLSGIKEIKQVMADAEKAAHLGSRTILFVDEIHRFNKAQQDAFLPYVERGTIRLIGATTENPSFEINAALLSRCRVYTLVALTEEQILILLRRALSDAERGLGAMGIEADEDALTTIASYSSGDARNALNALEVAARLADGRGDHRITKALASEALQRRVLLYDKKGEQHYDIISALHKSVRNSDPDAALYWLGRMLEAGEDPMYCARRIVRMAVEDIGLAAPEALNLCLSAKEALHFLGQPEGDLALAQAVVYLALAPKSNAVYTAYGAVLGDIQATAAEPVPLHLRNAPTKLMKELDYGKGYQYAHDVEGRVADMECLPPSLAGRRYYHPTSEGREKLLAQRMEEIARIRQEKRRD